CGTCGGCATCCTCGCGCAGCAGGATCTGCGCTTTGGCGTGGGCGTTCATGGCGACAGGCCTTTCGCTGTTTGTCCTATTGTCGGAAGGCGGGGGCCGTGCTGCAAGGGGACTAACGTCCGATCAGACCCCGGTTTTCCGCACGATGACGACCCGCATGAGCGCCGCCGAGATCGAGGCCTATCTCGATCAGGTCTTCCCGCAGCTCCACTATGGCGGGCGCACCTATTTCGTCGAGGAGGTCGGGCCGCTCAGCGCGCGCATGCGCTGCGACTACCATGAGAAGCACCTGCGGCCGGGCGGCACCATCTCCGGCCCGACCATGATGGCGCTGGCCGATCTTGCTCTCTATGTCGCGATCCTCGCCCAGATCGGCCCGGTCGCGCTCGCGGTGACCACGAGCCTCAACTACAATTTCCTGCGCAAGCCGGGGCAGGCGGCGCTGATCGGTGAGGCGAAGCTGCTCAAGCTCGGCAAGCGCCTCGCCATCGGCGAGGTCTGCCTCTATTCGCAAGGCGAGAGCGAAATGGTCTGCCACGCCACGGGCACCTATTCGATCCCGGCAGAGAGATAATTGCGGTATCCTGATACCTCTTCGCGTATCGATCTGAAAACAATGCGTTTTTGTCCGAAGGCGCTCATTATCTCTGCTTGACATCGCTGGGGTAGCCGCCTATCCAGCCCCCACACCGCCGCCGGCCTGCCGGCGGCTTGTCCTTTTTTCAAGCAGCCGAAGGGTGCCGCGATGAAGACCATCTCGCTCAAGCCCGCCGATGTCGAGAAGAAGTGGGTTGTGATCGACGCCTCCGGGCTCGTCGTCGGCCGTCTCGCCTCCCTGGTGGCGATGCGTCTGCGCGGCAAGCACAAGGCCGCCTACACCCCGCATGTCGACTGCGGCGACAACATCATCGTCATCAACGCCGACAAGGTGGTGCTGACCGGTCGCAAGCGCGACCAGAAGATCTACTACCATCACACCGGCTATGCCGGCGGCATCAAGGAGCGCTCCGCCAAGTTCATTCTCGAAGGTCGCTTCCCCGAGCGTATCGTCGAGAAGGCTGTCGAGCGCATGCTGCCGCGTGGCCCGCTCTTCCGCCAGATCCTCGGCAATCTGCGCGTCTACAAGGGCTCTGAGCATCCGCATGCCGCCCAGTCGCCCGAGGCGCTCGACGTCGCGGCGCTCAACCGCAAGAACGCGAGGGTCTGACGATGGCCGAGGTTCTCCAGTCTCTCGAGCAGCTCGGTCAGGTCGCCAAGGGCGTCCAGCCCGAGGCTCCCGTCCACGTCAAGAAGGTCGATGCGCAGGGCCGCGCCTATGCCACTGGCAAGCGCAAGAACGCCATCGCCCGCGTCTGGATCAAGCCGGGTTCCGGCAAGATCACGGTCAACACCCGTGACCAGGAAGTCTACTTCGCCCGTCCGGTGCTGCGCCTGATCCTGCAGCAGCCGCTGATGCTGGTCGATCGCATGACCCAGTACGACGTTATCGTCACGGTCAAGGGCGGCGGCCTCTCCGGCCAGGCCGGCGCGGTCCGTCACGGCATCTCCAAGGCTCTGACCTTCTACGAGCCCGAGCTGCGTGGTCCGCTCAAGAAGGAAGGCTTCCTGACCCGCGACTCGCGCGTGGTCGAGCGCAAGAAGTTCGGCAAGGCCAAGGCCCGCCGCAGCTTCCAGTTCTCGAAGCGCTGATCGGCGCCAGACAGAACATTCGTTCAGAGGGGCGGCAGAAATGCCGCCCCTTTTTGTTTTGACAGGTTGCCGCTGAGGCCTCGACCCCATTGAGATTCGGCAGGGGATGCCCCCTCCAGCGCCGGGCTGTGATCCGGACAATGTCGGCGCCACGACGCGTGGAAACGTCGATCTCACATCCCGCAGGATGTCCTGACCAGGAGTGTGAATGGATCGATCTGGAAATCCTCCTCGAGTGATTCCCCGAAGAGTCTCAGCCACTTCTCCTGCAGTTCGAAAGCTGCGGCCTCGCGCGCTGCGTCGCATTCGAATTTTGCCTGATGCACTTCCTGAAAATGATGAACCAGTTCGTGGACCAGGACAGACAGGTCCGCTGCCGTCGCGCCGCTCCATGTGTCTCTCAGATAGATGGTGTTCTCGCGTGAATCGTAGATCGAGATGATGGTTGGCTGAGCGCGTTGCGTTACGATTTCTGACGCATATTGCTTGAATCGCAGCACGGCGACCTGGTCAGCTCGTTTGAAGACGAGCCTCGGCAAGGAGGCGGGGACCGGCTGCCCCAGCTTCGCGCCGACCCAGATCGCAAGGGCTTCCAGCAGCCGTCCTCCCGGATCGGGTTGCTTCTCACCGATGACGATTTCGAAGCCTGAGCCGAGGCGCAGGCGCTCGATCGTCTCGTCGCGGGCCCGAGCTTCGAGAGGTAAGGATGACACGAGCGCGGCAGCGCCCGCGATCAGACAGCGTCCGACAGCTTTCATGGCAGTCGTCCGGAGCAAATGCCGTCAATTGCGATACTGGCCGTCGGCACCGCCGTGTGTGCTTCACGGGAGGATCGCCTGTTCCGCAAGCTAACAGATCACGGAAGCGATCCCTACCGACTTGCCCGCTCCCGCTGCATCATCCTTCAGCCATGGCGTGCACCGGGTGTCCAACAGGTCTGGTCAGGCATTGGCTTCCAGCCAGGCGACGAGTTCGGCGCGTCGCGGATGCGGCTTGCCAGCTGGCGGGAGCAGCATGGTCAGACGGTCGCTGCTGGGAAGCTCGTCGGCGAAGGGGGCAACCAGCCGCCCATCGGCGAGATAGGGCGCAATGAGGCTCCTGCGACCGATCAAAACACCAGCGCCGCCGAGCGCCGCATCGAGCGCCAGCGCATAGAGCGAATAGGACGGGCCGCGACCGGGATCGATCCCGCCCACACCGGCATGACTCAGCCAGCGCGCCCAGTCGCTGCGCCAGACTGCGTCGTGCAGCAGGGTCTGGCCGGCGAGATCGGCCGGTGTGCGCAGCTTGCGGGCGAGGGCGGGGGCGCAGACCGGGAACAGGCTGTCCTCGCCAAGCGTGAGCGCGTTGATCGGCGGTTTGGCGAGGTAGAACAGCGCCAGATCGAAACTCTCGTGCCGGCCTGCCGGTGGTTCCTCCATCGCGCTGATCGAGACGGCGAGGCCGGGAAAGGCCTGCTGCAGCGCCGGCAGGCGCGGCGATAGCCAGAGCTGGGCGATGCAGGGCAGGGCAGCGATGGCGAGCGCCCGGCCGGCATGGCTCGCCTTGAGCTCTTGCACGGTCAAAGCGAGCGCGTCGAAGGCGGCGCTGAGCCGGGGACGCGCGTCCCGGGCGGCCTCGGTCAGCGCGACGCCCTGCGGCAGTCGCCGGAACAGAGTCAGGCCGAGAAAGGCTTCGAGATGCCGAACCTGCTGGGCGATGGCGCCTTGCGTCACCCCGATCTCCTCGGCCGCCCGCGAGAAGCTGCCGAGCCGCGCCGCGGCCTCGAAGGCACGCAGCGCATTGAGCGGTGGCAAGGGCGGGCGGGGCGGTCTGACGGGCATGGGCGGCACGAGGTTTCAGGCCTAGATTTTCTAGCCCTGCCGGCGACGATAACTGGTTTGCACAAGCGTCTGCAAATCGCTGCAATGGCCGCACGAAACAACACTCTGCGGGGATGGCGATGACGGTGAAACTGGCGCGGCGCGGCTGGGTGCCGGCGGCGAGCGAGGATTATGTGCAGGGGATCGCCGGTGAGGTCGCCGGCCAGGACCGCGCGGCGCGCGAGGAGAGGCTCGCCAACCTCGTCGTCGAGAACCGCACCATCCACGAGCGCGACTGCGTCAACCTCAACCCGGCAACGAACGTCATGAACCCGCGCGCCGAGGCGGTGCTGGGGCAGGGACTCGGCACGCGCCCCTCGCTCGGCTATCCCGGCGACAAATACGAGATGGGCCTCGAGGCGATCGAGCAGATCGAGGTGATGGCGGCCGAGCTTGCAGCGCAGGTCTTCGGCGCGTCCTATGCCGAGATCCGCGTGCCGTCCGGTGCGATCGCCAATCTCTATGTCTTCATGGCGGCGGCCAGGCCCGGCGATGTCGTGATCGCACCGCCGCCCGCGATCGGCGGCCATGTCACCCATCACGGTGCCGGCGCTGCCGGGCTCTATGGCGTCGTCACCCATCCCGCGCCGATCGATGCCGAGGGCTACACGGTCGATGTCGAGAAGCTGCGCGAGGATGCGCGGCGGCTTCGGCCGAAAGTCATCAGCATCGGCGGCAGCCTCAATTTGTTCCCGCATCCGATCCGCGAGATCCGCGCCATCGCCGACGAGGTCGGCGCGATCGTGCTGTTCGACGCCGCCCATCTCTCCGGCATGATCGCTGGCCACGGCTGGCAGCAGCCGCTGGAGGAGGGCGCTCACGTCATGACGATGAGCACCTATAAGAGCCTGGGCGGCCCGCCCTCCGGCCTGATCGTCACCAACGATGCCGGCCTCGCCGAGAAGCTCGACGCGATCGCCTATCCTGGCCTCACCGCCAATTTCGATGCGGCGAAATCGGCGGCGCTGGCGATCACCATGATGGACTGGCAGGAGTTCGGCCGCGACTACGCCGCGATGATGGCGGCGACGGCAAAGGCGCTCGCCGAGGCTCTCACGGAGCGGCAGGTGCCTGTTTTCGCCCGCGATCGCGGCATGACCACCTCCCACCAGTTCGCGATCGAGGCGGCGTCCTATGGTGGCGGGCAGGCGGCGGCGAAGCGGCTGCGTGCCGTCAATATTCTGAGCTGCGGCATTGGCCTGCCGATCGCGGAGGTCGACGGCGACGTCAACGGCCTCAGGCTCGGCACGCCCGAGATCGTCCGCTTCGGCATGAAGCCCGAGCACATGCCCGAGCTCGCCGGCTATATTGCCGACGGGTTGTCGGGTGCGCGCCCGGACGAGGCGATCGCCCGCGATGTGACGGCCTTCCGCCGGCGGTTTGGGAAGCTGCATTATGTGAGGTGACGTCGTAGCGCGTCATTCTCGGGCGAAGCGCAGCGCAGACCCGAGAATCTCGTGACGAGAAGGCGCTGTGTGGCGCCTCTTCCGGCCTGAGATGCTCGGGTCAAGCCCGAGCATGACGCTGGTCATACCGCTCCAGCATTTCGGAGCGCAGCGCCTCTTCCCCGATCACCTGCGCGGCGCCGAGCCAGGCCGCTTCGATCTCACCCGCCGCATTGCGGACCAGGCGGGCCGGCTCGCCCGGGCTGGCGAAGGCCGAGGCTTTGACGATGCGGCCCTGGTCCTCGCCCTCCGGCACGATCTCGCCGGCGTCGAAGAAGGGGTTGTACAGCGCCGGATTGGCCATCAGCACCTTGCCGTCGACCGGCACGAGGTCGCCGGCGCCCCAGATCGTCCAGAGGCGCTTGCGCCAGCGCTCGGTCGCTGGCGTCGGCGCGCCATGTTCGGCGAAGGTCCGGAAAATCTGGATCACGCCGTCGAGCCAGGGGTGGGCGAGGCCGTCGATGGCATTGGTCAGGACCGAGACGGTGAGGCCCTGTTCAGGCACGGTGGCGGTGCGGGTGATGAAGCCCTGGAAGCCGCCGGAATGGCCGACCCAGTCCCAGCCATCGCCGCCGCCCGATATGGTGCCGAGGCCGTAATGGCGCCCCAGGCTGCTCTCGGCGTCGGGCCAGAGCCGGCGCGTCATCTCGCGGCGGCTGAGCTCTGACAGCACGCTGCGCTCGGCCTTGGGGGAAAGCTGGGCAATGTAGCGGGCGATATCGGCCGCGGTCGCGACGAAGCCGGCGGCCGAGACCATGGCGTTGCCGGGATTGTCGGCCGGGATCACCACACGCCGGCCGAGCGGCTGCGTGCCGCTATGGCCCTTCGCCATCGGCCCGTTCCAGAGCGTGATGTCGGGCCTGGTCTCCTTCAGCCCGGCAGGCGTGACGATCTCGCGGGCGATCCAGTCGGCGTAAGGCTCGCCGGTCACCGCTTCGATGACGAGGCCGAGCAGGCCGAAGCCGTGATTGGAATATTTGAGGCGCTGCGAAGCCGGGAAGACAGGCGGCCTGGCGAGGTCGGCAAGCAGCTCGTCCTTGCGCAGATAGGGCTTGCGATCGAAGAACTGGCCGCAGTCGACGCCGTCGCGCAGGAGCCCGGCACTGTTGGAGAGAAGCTGCGTCAGCGTCACCGCCGCGACTTCGGGGTGCAGGCCCTCGACATAGGCGCCGGCCTTGTCGTCGAGCCGCAGGTGCCCTTGTTCGGCGAGGCGCAAGATACCGGCGGCGGTGAAGCTCTTCGAATGCGAGGCGATCCGGAAGCCATGGCGCGGCGTCAGCGCCTCGCCGGTCGAGAGGTCGGCGCTGCCGAAGGCGGCTTCGAGGACGATCTCGCCATCGTCGGCGATCGCGACCGCGCAGCCGGGCTGGTCATGGAGGCGGCGCTGGAATTCGAGCCAGCTTGCGACATAGTCGAGCGCGGCGGGCAACCAGGGCTTCATCGGGGAATCCATCCTTAGGCGGGCTGAACCGAAGCTTGGCACAGGCGATGATGCCGCGTCAGCGCCGCGAAGCGCAGGAGCCATGCATTGTTGGCGGAAACGCCTTCGTCCTTGCCCTCGCGGCTCACGCGTGGCATCCGTCCGCGCCACACATAAGGATCGTTACCGTGGACAAGACCGAACTCGCCAAGCTCGAAGCCTATCTCCGTCGCACCTTCGCCAACCACAATATCAGCGTGCGCGCGCGGCTGAAGAAGACCGATTCGGCCGAGGTCTACCTCGCCGACGAGTTCATCGGCATCATCCATGTCGACGACGAGGACGGCGACCGCTCGTTCAACTTCACCATGGCGATCCTCGACGTCGATCTCGAGGATTGAGATCGCAGGGCTGCGCTCAGCGCATCAGCCCGTCGATCGTGCGGCGCACGCCGCCGAGCATGATCTGCCAGTCGGCCACGATGGCGCGCGGGAAGCGGATGTTCACATCGACGCCGCGATGGCGGAAGGTCACGCGGCAAGGCTCGTCGAGGCCGCTCTGGGCGGTCTCGACCGGGCAACGCGCCGCAAAGCCGCGCGCATCCGGCACCGAGACGTAGAGCTCGTCGCCCTCATAGGGCGAGCCCTTGCGGAAGCCGCGCACCACCAGCCCGCCCGGATTGGACCAGACCGTCGGCGTCAGGAAACGGGCATAGGTCGAGAGCTGCGTTGCCGGCTCGTTGACCTTGTCCGGCGGGCTCAAGGTCACCAGCAGACGGTGCCTGGTGTCGGGCATCACCGGCCCGAGGCTCGGCCAGTCCAGTCGCAGGCGTGCCATGCCGACCAGGCGTCCATCCTCGCCATCGGCGCCGGTCAGGTTTTCCGGGATCGCCAGCACGACCTCGCCGACCCGCGACGCCTGCAGGTCGGTGCCGGCGTCGGGATTGGGGCGGGTGGCGAACAGGGCAAGGCCGGTGCCGGCGAGCCCGAGGACGACGATGGCGG
This genomic interval from Bosea sp. 29B contains the following:
- a CDS encoding PaaI family thioesterase, whose translation is MSAAEIEAYLDQVFPQLHYGGRTYFVEEVGPLSARMRCDYHEKHLRPGGTISGPTMMALADLALYVAILAQIGPVALAVTTSLNYNFLRKPGQAALIGEAKLLKLGKRLAIGEVCLYSQGESEMVCHATGTYSIPAER
- the rplM gene encoding 50S ribosomal protein L13, which codes for MKTISLKPADVEKKWVVIDASGLVVGRLASLVAMRLRGKHKAAYTPHVDCGDNIIVINADKVVLTGRKRDQKIYYHHTGYAGGIKERSAKFILEGRFPERIVEKAVERMLPRGPLFRQILGNLRVYKGSEHPHAAQSPEALDVAALNRKNARV
- the rpsI gene encoding 30S ribosomal protein S9; translation: MAEVLQSLEQLGQVAKGVQPEAPVHVKKVDAQGRAYATGKRKNAIARVWIKPGSGKITVNTRDQEVYFARPVLRLILQQPLMLVDRMTQYDVIVTVKGGGLSGQAGAVRHGISKALTFYEPELRGPLKKEGFLTRDSRVVERKKFGKAKARRSFQFSKR
- a CDS encoding DUF6647 family protein codes for the protein MKAVGRCLIAGAAALVSSLPLEARARDETIERLRLGSGFEIVIGEKQPDPGGRLLEALAIWVGAKLGQPVPASLPRLVFKRADQVAVLRFKQYASEIVTQRAQPTIISIYDSRENTIYLRDTWSGATAADLSVLVHELVHHFQEVHQAKFECDAAREAAAFELQEKWLRLFGESLEEDFQIDPFTLLVRTSCGM
- a CDS encoding LysR substrate-binding domain-containing protein; this encodes MPVRPPRPPLPPLNALRAFEAAARLGSFSRAAEEIGVTQGAIAQQVRHLEAFLGLTLFRRLPQGVALTEAARDARPRLSAAFDALALTVQELKASHAGRALAIAALPCIAQLWLSPRLPALQQAFPGLAVSISAMEEPPAGRHESFDLALFYLAKPPINALTLGEDSLFPVCAPALARKLRTPADLAGQTLLHDAVWRSDWARWLSHAGVGGIDPGRGPSYSLYALALDAALGGAGVLIGRRSLIAPYLADGRLVAPFADELPSSDRLTMLLPPAGKPHPRRAELVAWLEANA
- a CDS encoding aminotransferase class I/II-fold pyridoxal phosphate-dependent enzyme gives rise to the protein MTVKLARRGWVPAASEDYVQGIAGEVAGQDRAAREERLANLVVENRTIHERDCVNLNPATNVMNPRAEAVLGQGLGTRPSLGYPGDKYEMGLEAIEQIEVMAAELAAQVFGASYAEIRVPSGAIANLYVFMAAARPGDVVIAPPPAIGGHVTHHGAGAAGLYGVVTHPAPIDAEGYTVDVEKLREDARRLRPKVISIGGSLNLFPHPIREIRAIADEVGAIVLFDAAHLSGMIAGHGWQQPLEEGAHVMTMSTYKSLGGPPSGLIVTNDAGLAEKLDAIAYPGLTANFDAAKSAALAITMMDWQEFGRDYAAMMAATAKALAEALTERQVPVFARDRGMTTSHQFAIEAASYGGGQAAAKRLRAVNILSCGIGLPIAEVDGDVNGLRLGTPEIVRFGMKPEHMPELAGYIADGLSGARPDEAIARDVTAFRRRFGKLHYVR
- a CDS encoding serine hydrolase domain-containing protein, whose translation is MKPWLPAALDYVASWLEFQRRLHDQPGCAVAIADDGEIVLEAAFGSADLSTGEALTPRHGFRIASHSKSFTAAGILRLAEQGHLRLDDKAGAYVEGLHPEVAAVTLTQLLSNSAGLLRDGVDCGQFFDRKPYLRKDELLADLARPPVFPASQRLKYSNHGFGLLGLVIEAVTGEPYADWIAREIVTPAGLKETRPDITLWNGPMAKGHSGTQPLGRRVVIPADNPGNAMVSAAGFVATAADIARYIAQLSPKAERSVLSELSRREMTRRLWPDAESSLGRHYGLGTISGGGDGWDWVGHSGGFQGFITRTATVPEQGLTVSVLTNAIDGLAHPWLDGVIQIFRTFAEHGAPTPATERWRKRLWTIWGAGDLVPVDGKVLMANPALYNPFFDAGEIVPEGEDQGRIVKASAFASPGEPARLVRNAAGEIEAAWLGAAQVIGEEALRSEMLERYDQRHARA
- a CDS encoding DUF3126 family protein, which translates into the protein MDKTELAKLEAYLRRTFANHNISVRARLKKTDSAEVYLADEFIGIIHVDDEDGDRSFNFTMAILDVDLED